The following coding sequences lie in one Coriobacteriia bacterium genomic window:
- a CDS encoding phosphoribosyltransferase family protein produces MFRDRAEAGIALAALLGEYRGVAGGLILAIPRGGVAVGAEIARALGLPLDVVGVRKIGAPGYPEFAVGAVDEDGRVLRNPSASVPDDYLRRQAALEHAEVARRLALYRGDRTAITLDGAAVVLVDDGIATGLTALAAIGLARDRGAASVTLATPVIAPDAARRLAASVDRLVAVRTPRDFGAVGAFYERFPQLTDEQVVALLEDARGSYWAGGA; encoded by the coding sequence ATGTTCCGGGACCGCGCGGAGGCGGGCATAGCTCTTGCGGCGCTGCTCGGGGAGTACCGCGGAGTCGCGGGGGGGCTGATACTCGCCATCCCTCGCGGCGGTGTCGCCGTGGGCGCCGAGATCGCTCGCGCGCTGGGTCTCCCGCTCGACGTCGTCGGCGTGCGCAAGATCGGAGCCCCCGGTTACCCGGAGTTCGCGGTCGGCGCGGTCGACGAGGACGGTCGGGTGTTGCGCAACCCTTCGGCGAGCGTGCCCGACGACTACCTGCGACGACAGGCCGCCCTCGAGCACGCGGAGGTGGCGCGACGTCTCGCGCTCTATCGGGGGGATCGGACGGCCATCACGCTCGACGGCGCGGCGGTCGTGCTCGTCGACGACGGCATCGCGACCGGGCTGACCGCCCTAGCGGCGATAGGTCTGGCGCGCGACCGTGGCGCTGCGTCCGTGACGCTCGCCACACCGGTGATCGCGCCGGACGCCGCGAGGCGCCTCGCGGCGTCGGTCGACCGGCTCGTCGCCGTTCGGACACCACGCGACTTCGGGGCTGTAGGCGCGTTCTACGAGCGGTTCCCGCAGCTGACCGACGAGCAGGTCGTCGCGCTGCTGGAAGACGCGCGCGGATCCTACTGGGCCGGTGGCGCCTGA
- a CDS encoding radical SAM protein, giving the protein MKVTFISPPFGVDGARSAGLPIAPPVIEYMAGLTEQVHPDARVTLVDANRREFDPETFDADLVGITVLTPQAPWAYRTADTLRSHGFQVVLGGMHVNANPEEASEHADSIVVGEPETVWGRVLADTRMRTLKPRYDGPFCSLSGLPRPRTDLLPDVYPFGSFFTARGCPHSCGFCSVHAAFGHTVRMRPIDEVVREVAASERRLFFNVDDNVWGVDFDRSIALFKEMAKQVKGKWWFGQGDLVSAQHPRADEMLEAAREAGMVAIMCGYESDNPRVLRELHATSKQGRDRLDAIKRIRSHGIDVMLFMMVGSREHRAEDFDGVLDLTDRLCISAHPVMTTPFPGTRLRDEYGPYLIPGIGWDRYDGNHATFYHDDPEMTPEARERAVRDLRAALFNWPKMFRRVGHIARSGFPMSHIASLMIQYPQGRAFKEFARDHEDLQRDPNEKRPWWRRRSRR; this is encoded by the coding sequence GTGAAGGTCACGTTCATCAGCCCGCCCTTCGGGGTGGACGGCGCCCGGTCGGCAGGCCTTCCTATCGCGCCGCCGGTCATCGAGTACATGGCGGGACTCACCGAACAGGTGCACCCGGACGCCAGGGTGACGCTCGTCGACGCGAACCGCCGTGAGTTCGACCCCGAGACGTTCGATGCGGACTTGGTCGGCATCACCGTTCTCACGCCGCAGGCTCCGTGGGCCTACCGGACCGCCGACACCCTGCGCAGTCACGGGTTCCAGGTCGTTCTCGGCGGGATGCACGTCAACGCGAATCCGGAAGAGGCGTCCGAGCATGCCGACTCCATCGTCGTCGGCGAACCGGAGACCGTGTGGGGTCGGGTGCTCGCAGACACGCGCATGCGCACGCTCAAGCCGCGCTACGACGGGCCCTTCTGCTCGCTGTCCGGACTTCCGCGCCCACGGACCGATCTGCTGCCGGACGTCTACCCCTTCGGCTCGTTCTTCACCGCCCGCGGATGTCCGCACTCCTGCGGATTCTGCAGCGTTCACGCTGCGTTCGGCCACACGGTACGGATGCGTCCTATCGACGAGGTCGTGCGAGAGGTGGCCGCGAGCGAGCGCAGGCTCTTCTTCAATGTCGACGACAACGTGTGGGGTGTGGACTTCGACCGCTCCATCGCTCTGTTCAAGGAGATGGCCAAGCAGGTCAAGGGCAAGTGGTGGTTCGGACAAGGAGACCTGGTCAGCGCGCAGCACCCGCGCGCGGACGAGATGCTGGAGGCCGCGCGGGAAGCGGGCATGGTCGCCATCATGTGCGGATACGAGTCGGACAATCCGCGCGTGTTGCGTGAGCTCCACGCGACCAGCAAGCAGGGGCGCGACCGCCTCGACGCGATCAAGCGCATCCGTTCGCACGGCATCGACGTCATGCTCTTCATGATGGTCGGCAGCCGCGAGCATCGGGCCGAGGACTTCGACGGAGTACTCGACCTCACCGATCGGCTGTGCATCTCCGCGCACCCCGTCATGACCACGCCCTTCCCGGGGACGCGCCTGCGAGACGAGTACGGGCCGTATCTGATCCCCGGGATCGGTTGGGACCGCTACGACGGCAATCACGCGACGTTCTACCATGACGATCCTGAGATGACCCCTGAAGCGCGCGAGAGAGCCGTGCGGGATCTGCGGGCCGCCCTCTTCAACTGGCCGAAGATGTTCAGGCGTGTCGGCCACATCGCGCGATCCGGGTTCCCGATGTCGCACATCGCCTCGCTGATGATCCAGTATCCGCAAGGCAGGGCGTTCAAGGAGTTCGCGCGCGATCACGAGGATCTCCAGCGGGACCCGAACGAGAAGCGGCCCTGGTGGCGCAGGCGCTCCAGAAGGTGA